One genomic window of Medicago truncatula cultivar Jemalong A17 chromosome 1, MtrunA17r5.0-ANR, whole genome shotgun sequence includes the following:
- the LOC11426716 gene encoding uncharacterized protein, with the protein MIDVESDIISCLPDHLIELILSHLSIKEAVRTSVLSSNWRKKWSTLPDLVFDRECVSTETSKHPSVIESKFLRIVDHVLLLHSGPINKFEVSDSNQYFTIGVNSMADIDQWIFQISKRYIKEFVLDIRLKPRYKIPCCLFSCQSLQHLELNYCCLNPPTTFEGFRNLKSLSLFEVTMTQDAFENMICGCPLLEELTLYKIDGLWLKPPTTFEGFRNLKSLSLSKVRMTQDAFENMISGCPLLEELALDKIDGLWLKAPTTFEGFRNLKSLSLFKVRMTQDAFENMISGCPLLEELTLDEIDGLYLKPPTTFEGFRNLKSLSLFEVRMTQDAFENMISGCHLLEELTLNEIDGLWIKPPTTFEGFRNLKSLSLFEVRMTQDAFENMISGCHLLEELTLNEIDGLWIKPPTTFEGFRNLKSLSLSVVRMTQDAFENMISGCPLLEELALDKIDGLWLKAPTTFEGFRNLKSLSLFKVRMTQDAFENMISGCPLLEELTLDEIDGLYLKPPTTFEGFRNLKSLSLFEVRMTQDAFENMISGCHLLEELTLNEIDGLWIKPPTTFEGFRNLKSLSLFEVRMTQDAFENMISGCHLLEELTLNEIDGLWIKPPTTFEGFRNLKSLSLSVVRMTPDAFENMISSCPLLEELTLKEIDGLTQINIHAPNLKCLDILCEFESINFDDTLQLALRDSLVLPQYLAAGIVPVKLPTPCINLKIFRVSINFNDLKKILAVLCLLNSSPNLRILNLYGHNEKENDLLMPVSCCWEDIFSEPSMPLGVQHMMIDGISGTKSELDFIQFLLLYSPDLEKMFVKPIANVRTEVMTKLIRFKRASRQAEVIDYGELPKDFDYPQFEF; encoded by the exons ATGATAGACGTGGAGTCAGACATAATTAGTTGCTTACCAGATCATCTTATAGAGCTGATTCTCTCACACTTGTCAATTAAGGAAGCAGTAAGAACAAGTGTTTTATCGAGCAATTGGAGAAAGAAATGGTCCACTTTACCAGATCTTGTGTTTGATCGTGAATGTGTATCTACTGAAACTTCCAAACACCCTTCAGTTATTGAGAGCAAGTTTTTAAGAATTGTTGATCATGTACTTTTACTTCATTCTGGGCCAATCAACAAGTTTGAGGTCTCGGACTCCAATCAATATTTCACTATTGGTGTGAACTCTATGGCTGATATTGATCAGTGGATTTTTCAGATATCCAAAAGGTATATTAAAGAGTTTGTGCTGGACATTAGGTTAAAACCACGCTATAAAATACCTTGCTGCTTATTCTCTTGTCAAAGTTTGCAACATTTAGAACTGAATTATTGTTGCCTTAATCCTCCAACGACGTTTGAAGGCTTCCGGAATTTGAAAAGTCTTTCTTTGTTTGAAGTTACAATGACTCAAGATGCTTTTGAAAACATGATATGTGGCTGCCCCCTGCTTGAAGAATTGACATTATataaaattgatggtttatGGCTTAAACCTCCAACAACATTTGAAGGCTTCCGGAATTTGAAAAGTCTTTCTTTGTCTAAAGTTAGAATGACTCAAGATGCATTTGAAAACATGATATCTGGCTGCCCCCTGCTTGAAGAATTGGCTTTGGataaaattgatggtttatGGCTTAAAGCTCCAACAACATTTGAAGGTTTCCGGAATTTGAAAAGTCTTTCTTTGTTTAAAGTTAGAATGACTCAAGATGCTTTTGAAAACATGATATCTGGCTGCCCCCTGCTTGAAGAATTGACATTGGATGAAATTGATGGTTTATATCTTAAACCTCCAACAACATTTGAAGGCTTCCGGAATTTGAAAAGTCTTTCTTTGTTTGAAGTTAGAATGACTCAAGATGCTTTTGAAAACATGATATCTGGCTGCCACCTGCTTGAAGAATTGACATTAAATGAAATTGATGGTTTATGGATTAAACCTCCAACAACATTTGAAGGCTTCCGGAATTTGAAAAGTCTTTCTTTGTTTGAAGTTAGAATGACTCAAGATGCTTTTGAAAACATGATATCTGGCTGCCACCTGCTTGAAGAATTGACATTAAATGAAATTGATGGTTTATGGATTAAACCTCCAACAACATTTGAAGGCTTCCGGAATTTGAAAAGTCTTTCTTTGTCTGTCGTTAGAATGACTCAAGATGCATTTGAAAACATGATATCTGGCTGCCCTCTGCTTGAAGAATTGGCTTTGGataaaattgatggtttatGGCTTAAAGCTCCAACAACATTTGAAGGTTTCCGGAATTTGAAAAGTCTTTCTTTGTTTAAAGTTAGAATGACTCAAGATGCTTTTGAAAACATGATATCTGGCTGCCCCCTGCTTGAAGAATTGACATTGGATGAAATTGATGGTTTATATCTTAAACCTCCAACAACATTTGAAGGCTTCCGGAATTTGAAAAGTCTTTCTTTGTTTGAAGTTAGAATGACTCAAGATGCTTTTGAAAACATGATATCTGGCTGCCACCTGCTTGAAGAATTGACATTAAATGAAATTGATGGTTTATGGATTAAACCTCCAACAACATTTGAAGGCTTCCGGAATTTGAAAAGTCTTTCTTTGTTTGAAGTTAGAATGACTCAAGATGCTTTTGAAAACATGATATCTGGCTGCCACCTGCTTGAAGAATTGACATTAAATGAAATTGATGGTTTATGGATTAAACCTCCAACAACATTTGAAGGCTTCCGGAATTTGAAAAGTCTTTCTTTGTCTGTCGTTAGAATGACTCCAGATGCTTTTGAAAACATGATATCTAGCTGCCCCCTACTTGAAGAATTGACATTGAAAGAAATTGATGGTTTAACACAGATTAATATTCATGCACCAAATCTCAAGTGTTTAGATATCTTATGTGAATTTGAGAGTATTAACTTTGACGACACTTTACAATTAGCTCTA AGAGATTCTCTTGTTTTGCCTCAGTATTTGGCTGCAGGTATTGTGCCAGTAAAGCTTCCTACACCTTGTATCAATCTAAAAATTTTTCGTGTAAGCATAAACTTCAATGACTTGAAGAAAATTTTGGCTGTTCTTTGCTTGCTCAACAGTTCACCTAATCTTCGGATTTTGAATTTGTAT GGGCATAATGAGAAGGAGAATGACCTTTTAATGCCCGTCTCCTGTTGCTGGGAAGATATATTTTCGGAGCCATCCATGCCTCTCGGAGTTCAACACATGATGATAGATGGCATCTCTGGTACCAAATCTGAATTAGATTTTATCCAATTTCTACTTCTATATTCTCCTGATCTAGAAAAGATGTTCGTGAAGCCTATTGCAAACGTCAGAACTGAGGTAATGACAAAACTAATTCGGTTCAAGAGAGCATCAAGACAAGCTGAAGTTATCGACTATGGAGAACTTCCTAAAGATTTTGATTATCCTCAGTTTGAATTTTAA
- the LOC11432389 gene encoding uncharacterized protein: MGNEYNEATDGLVKLFRKANHDLDIVHHRLQTEFQQQYPENANPMKLVSRIKKIQEEISILKGQCHELLAAKQDLIDKAQTVLVENRNLVQRMQSSVGIPFTSEDDDAFTNFKQVIDEWTDQIRSKTGNEPQDSDSGDLNKLLFSAIVQSN; encoded by the exons ATGGGGAACGAATACAATGAAGCAACCGATGGACTTGTGAAACTATTCAGAAAAGCAAATCACGATCTTGATATCGTTCACCACCGTCTTCAAACTGAATTTCAACAACAGTACCCTGAAAAT GCAAACCCTATGAAGCTTGTTTCTAGGATCAAAAAGATACAAGAAGAGATTTCAATTTTGAAGGGGCAGTGTCATGAGCTTCTTGCTGCTAAGCAG GATTTGATTGATAAAGCTCAGACAGTTCTTGTTGAGAATAGAAATTTAGTGCAGCGTATGCAATCATCTGTGGGAATCCCCTTTACTAGTGAAGATGATGATGCATTCACTAACTTCAAACAG GTGATTGATGAATGGACTGATCAAATAAGATCAAAAACTG GAAATGAACCACAAGATTCTGATTCTGGAGATCTCAACAAACTACTCTTTTCAGCTATAGTTCAAAGTAATTGA